Proteins encoded by one window of Enterococcus saccharolyticus subsp. saccharolyticus:
- a CDS encoding NAD(P)/FAD-dependent oxidoreductase: protein MKEVAILGAGYAGLRALHELQKKAAGEFRITLVDRNAYHYEATDLHEVAAGTQPKEKITYDIKDVVNPKVTTFIQDEVVKINPDTKEVELKNNKPVRYDYLIIGLGFRSETFGIPGAEENALEMVNIDSAVKIYEHIQDAMAKYKETKDKKYLKLVVCGAGFTGIELVGSLVEAKKGYAKLAGVTPDEIEIYCVEAAPTILPMFNDELTNYCLKQLDKWNVHLMTGCAIKGIKPEHVVYANGDVEKELEAATIIWTTGVSGSFVMGESGFDERRGRVVVNEDLTAPGHDDIYIIGDVAAVMDKESNRPYPTTAQIALKMGEYTAKHLVNRIKGQSTPGFVFKSAGSVASIGNTHAFGMVGKTGVKGYPASFIKKMIMNKSLYETGGVKEVMAKGRFDLYH from the coding sequence GGGTACGCTGGGTTAAGAGCTTTACATGAATTACAAAAAAAAGCAGCTGGAGAGTTTCGTATCACTTTAGTGGATCGTAATGCATACCACTATGAAGCAACTGACTTACATGAAGTTGCTGCAGGTACACAACCAAAAGAAAAAATTACTTACGACATTAAAGATGTAGTTAATCCTAAAGTTACAACATTTATTCAAGATGAAGTGGTAAAAATTAATCCAGATACAAAAGAAGTTGAATTAAAAAACAACAAACCTGTGCGTTATGACTACTTAATCATTGGTTTAGGGTTCCGTTCAGAAACGTTTGGTATTCCGGGCGCGGAAGAAAATGCATTAGAAATGGTTAACATTGATTCAGCAGTAAAAATTTATGAACATATTCAAGATGCAATGGCGAAATACAAAGAAACAAAAGACAAAAAATATTTGAAATTAGTTGTCTGTGGTGCTGGATTTACTGGTATCGAATTAGTTGGTTCTCTTGTAGAAGCGAAAAAAGGTTACGCAAAACTTGCTGGTGTTACTCCAGATGAAATCGAAATCTATTGTGTCGAAGCAGCACCAACAATTTTACCAATGTTTAACGATGAATTAACAAACTATTGCTTAAAACAATTAGATAAATGGAATGTTCATTTAATGACTGGTTGTGCGATTAAAGGCATCAAACCAGAACATGTTGTTTACGCAAATGGTGATGTTGAAAAAGAATTAGAAGCTGCAACAATCATCTGGACAACAGGTGTAAGTGGAAGCTTTGTTATGGGTGAATCTGGCTTTGACGAACGTCGTGGTCGCGTAGTAGTAAATGAAGATTTAACTGCACCAGGTCATGATGACATCTACATCATCGGTGACGTTGCTGCTGTAATGGATAAAGAATCCAATCGTCCTTACCCAACAACTGCACAAATTGCTTTAAAAATGGGTGAATACACAGCGAAACATTTAGTGAACCGTATAAAAGGTCAATCAACTCCAGGATTTGTTTTCAAATCTGCAGGTTCTGTGGCTTCAATTGGTAACACACATGCATTTGGTATGGTTGGAAAAACTGGCGTAAAAGGTTACCCAGCTTCATTCATCAAAAAAATGATTATGAACAAATCATTATATGAAACAGGTGGCGTGAAAGAAGTAATGGCGAAAGGTCGCTTTGACTTATACCATTAA
- a CDS encoding PadR family transcriptional regulator, whose translation MYYPVSSVLIECIILSVVETADSYGYEISQTVKLVADIKESILYPILKKLEKNGYLTTYTQIFQGRKRKYYSLTAAGKEQLQFLRREWALYRDSLEAIIEGGVRG comes from the coding sequence ATGTATTATCCAGTATCATCTGTATTGATTGAATGTATTATTTTGTCTGTCGTGGAAACTGCGGATTCTTATGGATATGAAATTAGTCAGACCGTTAAACTAGTTGCAGATATTAAAGAATCAATACTTTATCCAATTCTAAAAAAATTAGAAAAAAATGGCTACTTAACAACCTACACTCAAATTTTCCAAGGACGTAAACGTAAGTATTATTCACTGACAGCAGCTGGAAAAGAACAGTTACAATTTTTAAGGCGTGAATGGGCACTATATCGCGACAGTTTAGAAGCAATTATTGAAGGAGGCGTACGAGGATGA
- a CDS encoding TetR/AcrR family transcriptional regulator, with amino-acid sequence MPKETFLNLSVEKKAHIEQILLENFYNRHVSQVKVSEIVEAMQMSRGAFYKYFQDLEDAYTYLISKCSISIHHAILSSIQQHEQDFFLGIEQFLIYCSELDRHSDYWKKLQLLTQNNELQAMKRTKMAPDSPMVKQWFALLATNHFEMDSPEEALSFLYFIMSLVMNSLTDCIVNNWTTAELITDFRFRKQWLIDGIAKT; translated from the coding sequence ATGCCAAAAGAAACCTTCCTAAATTTGTCTGTTGAAAAAAAAGCGCACATCGAACAAATTCTCTTGGAAAATTTTTATAATCGCCATGTTAGCCAAGTGAAAGTCTCAGAAATTGTTGAAGCCATGCAAATGTCACGTGGTGCTTTTTATAAATATTTTCAAGATTTAGAAGATGCGTATACTTATCTGATTAGCAAGTGTTCAATCAGCATTCATCACGCGATTCTCTCATCGATTCAACAACATGAACAAGATTTCTTCTTAGGAATTGAACAATTTCTGATTTATTGTAGCGAACTCGATCGTCACAGTGATTATTGGAAGAAATTACAATTATTAACTCAAAACAATGAACTACAAGCCATGAAACGCACGAAAATGGCGCCAGATTCCCCTATGGTTAAACAATGGTTCGCGTTACTTGCTACCAATCACTTTGAAATGGATTCACCAGAAGAAGCATTAAGTTTTCTCTATTTCATCATGTCTTTAGTCATGAATTCCTTAACAGATTGTATTGTTAACAACTGGACGACAGCAGAATTAATCACTGATTTTCGCTTTAGAAAGCAGTGGTTGATTGATGGTATTGCTAAAACATAA
- a CDS encoding ABC transporter ATP-binding protein, whose protein sequence is MKDILVMKQIVKKFGNGHTEVTALKEINFTVQQGEFVSIIGPSGSGKSTFLTISGGLQTPTSGEIRINGQDFSNLNEKKRADLRFKEIGFILQSSNLVPFLTVHEQFTLVKKVAKRKEDNTRLDDLLRSLDIYDLKEKYPRDLSGGERQRVAIARALYNEPSLILADEPTASLDTEHAYDVVNLLIKEAHEKQKATIMVTHDERMIQNSDRIFRMEDGYLIEQSPVQQ, encoded by the coding sequence ATGAAAGACATTTTAGTCATGAAACAGATTGTCAAAAAATTTGGGAACGGACATACCGAAGTAACCGCTCTGAAAGAAATTAATTTTACCGTTCAACAAGGAGAATTCGTGAGTATTATCGGGCCATCAGGTTCTGGCAAAAGTACTTTTCTAACGATTTCCGGTGGTTTACAAACACCCACTTCTGGTGAAATTCGAATTAATGGGCAAGATTTTTCCAATTTAAATGAAAAAAAGCGTGCTGACTTACGCTTTAAAGAAATTGGTTTTATTTTACAAAGCTCTAATCTGGTACCTTTTTTAACTGTCCATGAACAATTCACATTAGTAAAAAAAGTAGCCAAACGTAAAGAAGACAATACACGCCTAGATGACTTGCTTCGTTCGTTGGATATTTATGACTTAAAAGAAAAATATCCCCGTGATTTATCTGGTGGGGAACGGCAACGTGTCGCTATCGCTCGTGCATTATATAATGAGCCTAGTTTGATTTTAGCAGATGAACCAACCGCAAGTTTAGATACCGAGCATGCCTATGATGTGGTGAATTTACTGATTAAAGAAGCACATGAAAAACAAAAAGCAACCATTATGGTGACACATGATGAGCGCATGATTCAAAATAGTGATCGTATTTTTCGTATGGAAGATGGCTACTTAATCGAACAATCGCCTGTTCAACAGTGA
- a CDS encoding MerR family transcriptional regulator: MKPSLLKQLLDSDHLLIGISELSEMSGTSPRQLRYWEEKGWITSVPDKTHAARRYRLPTVVKVELIKYYLDEGFTLKKAAEKADERIKKVHHIRKVLSKSLRDIEIIDDRFTVFSINHFEPNQERLVILHDGKKDTLHYRIFASDQTASYADLCEELK; the protein is encoded by the coding sequence ATGAAACCTTCTCTATTAAAACAATTATTAGATAGCGATCATTTGCTGATAGGTATTAGCGAACTAAGTGAAATGAGTGGTACTTCACCAAGACAACTACGCTATTGGGAAGAAAAGGGATGGATTACGTCAGTTCCCGACAAAACACATGCCGCCCGTCGTTATCGCTTGCCGACAGTTGTGAAAGTCGAATTAATCAAATATTATTTAGATGAAGGTTTTACATTGAAAAAAGCAGCCGAAAAAGCCGATGAACGAATCAAAAAGGTGCATCATATTCGCAAAGTGTTATCCAAGTCATTACGTGATATTGAAATTATTGACGATCGTTTTACAGTTTTTTCAATCAATCATTTTGAACCTAACCAAGAACGCCTAGTCATTTTGCATGATGGTAAAAAGGATACACTCCACTATCGCATTTTTGCCTCAGATCAGACTGCCAGTTATGCTGACCTTTGTGAAGAATTAAAATAA
- a CDS encoding MDR family MFS transporter, protein MSSKQPLDIYGKPYNRTLLVAILLIGTFCTVLNQTLLTTAFPALMKAFDITASDVQWLTTGFLLVNGIMIPISAWLINKFSSRSLYLFSMTVFLLGTLACFMAPNFGTLLVGRLIQASGVGLSMPLLQNIMLSIFPPEKRGAAMGMSGVVIGLAPALGPTLSGWIIDHYSWRELFGMILPIAVIVLILAFFLMRSVIPLSNPSIDIFSALLSSVGFGALLYGFSSVGNKGWDSIEVLGYIGIGVVVIGLFVWRQLRLPHPFLELRVFKSPIFTIAAILSGVTNMAMIGAEMVVPLYIQNIHGETAFHSGLMLLPGALVMGVMMPVTGAIFDKYGARRLAIVGMIILTAATAPFAFLTAETPIMYIMVLYAIRMFGISMVMMPVTTSGMNALPMHLISHGTAVNNTFRQVASSIGTATLISVLSNVTTANLPDQSLLDKTPLAYKEQALNATLSGYHAAFMVAIIFGLVGVVVAFFIQDSKKPAEIETKEVNA, encoded by the coding sequence ATGAGCAGCAAACAACCTTTAGATATTTATGGAAAACCATATAATCGTACGTTATTAGTAGCGATTTTACTAATTGGTACATTCTGTACGGTATTAAATCAAACATTATTAACAACGGCTTTTCCAGCATTAATGAAAGCATTTGATATTACCGCATCAGATGTACAATGGTTAACAACAGGTTTCTTATTAGTCAACGGAATTATGATTCCAATTAGCGCGTGGTTAATCAATAAATTTAGCTCACGAAGCTTGTACTTATTTTCAATGACGGTTTTCTTACTGGGAACATTGGCGTGCTTTATGGCACCAAACTTTGGGACCTTGTTAGTTGGTCGTTTGATTCAAGCGAGTGGTGTAGGTCTATCCATGCCCTTGCTACAAAATATTATGTTATCTATTTTCCCACCTGAAAAACGTGGAGCTGCGATGGGGATGTCAGGTGTGGTTATCGGATTAGCCCCTGCGTTAGGACCAACATTATCAGGTTGGATTATTGACCATTATTCTTGGCGTGAATTATTTGGTATGATTTTACCAATTGCTGTAATTGTATTAATTCTAGCCTTCTTTTTAATGCGTAGTGTCATTCCACTTTCTAACCCCAGCATTGATATCTTCTCTGCATTATTATCAAGTGTCGGTTTTGGTGCCTTGCTTTACGGTTTCTCAAGTGTTGGTAACAAAGGCTGGGATAGTATTGAAGTTTTAGGGTACATTGGTATCGGTGTTGTCGTAATCGGCCTGTTTGTTTGGCGACAATTACGTTTACCACATCCATTCTTGGAACTGCGGGTCTTTAAATCACCAATCTTTACAATTGCGGCTATTCTATCAGGGGTAACGAATATGGCTATGATTGGTGCTGAAATGGTGGTACCATTATATATTCAAAATATTCATGGTGAAACAGCCTTCCATTCTGGTTTAATGTTATTACCAGGTGCATTAGTGATGGGGGTTATGATGCCAGTGACTGGTGCGATTTTTGATAAATATGGCGCGCGTCGTTTGGCGATTGTTGGGATGATTATTTTAACAGCTGCCACAGCACCATTTGCCTTTTTAACAGCAGAAACACCAATTATGTATATCATGGTATTGTACGCAATTCGTATGTTCGGAATTTCAATGGTGATGATGCCAGTCACGACTTCAGGGATGAATGCTTTACCAATGCACTTAATTAGTCATGGTACAGCAGTCAATAATACATTCCGTCAAGTTGCCAGCTCAATTGGTACGGCAACGTTAATTAGTGTCTTGAGTAACGTCACGACAGCGAATTTACCCGATCAATCACTATTAGATAAAACACCACTAGCGTATAAAGAACAAGCATTAAATGCGACACTATCAGGGTATCATGCGGCATTTATGGTCGCTATTATCTTTGGTTTAGTTGGTGTTGTCGTTGCATTCTTTATTCAAGATAGCAAGAAACCAGCAGAAATCGAAACAAAGGAGGTTAACGCATGA
- a CDS encoding DUF1700 domain-containing protein — protein MSREEYLHQLKKYLKKLPHEDYVDAIDYFTEYFEEAGIDNEQMVIAELGTPKQAASELLNQLVEKQTHTPGKTWSMKRTFWLALLAIFAAPIGIPVALTAILLLFSGILVIFSLLFAFISVLVANFLVAAKLILRGLAALPFSFSGGMTLIGLGVLLIGIGLLILPLIPALWKITKRWTLNIVARLTRKQVRHS, from the coding sequence ATGAGTCGAGAAGAATATTTACACCAATTAAAAAAGTATTTAAAAAAATTACCTCATGAAGATTATGTCGATGCTATTGATTACTTTACGGAGTATTTTGAGGAAGCGGGTATCGACAATGAACAAATGGTGATTGCCGAACTAGGAACCCCAAAACAAGCAGCAAGTGAATTATTAAATCAATTAGTCGAAAAGCAAACCCATACTCCCGGCAAAACATGGTCAATGAAACGCACTTTTTGGTTAGCACTTTTAGCCATTTTTGCTGCACCGATTGGTATTCCGGTTGCTTTAACAGCTATTTTATTGTTGTTTTCAGGAATCCTCGTCATTTTTAGTTTGTTGTTCGCGTTTATTTCAGTGCTTGTCGCTAATTTTTTAGTCGCAGCCAAATTAATTTTACGTGGTTTGGCCGCTTTGCCGTTTTCTTTTTCAGGAGGCATGACACTCATTGGCTTAGGGGTACTATTGATTGGCATCGGATTGCTGATTTTACCACTCATCCCTGCACTTTGGAAAATTACCAAACGTTGGACACTTAATATTGTGGCACGTTTGACTAGAAAGCAGGTGCGTCATTCATGA
- a CDS encoding heavy metal translocating P-type ATPase has protein sequence MKETYVIEGMTCASCAQTVEKAVQKIDGVQVATVNLATEKLSVTAENVTDEQIKQAVTDAGYQVADSTIEQIFIIEGMTCASCAQTVEKATQKIDGVQAASVNLATEKMVARFDLEKVTPATISEAVAAAGYQATVASEAKDETEAVDKKAAHIQEMWFRFLWSAIFAIPLLYIAMGPMVGLPLPTFIHPDHHVVAFAVLQLLLTIPIVYEGRSFYTVGFKALVKGHPNMDSLIAIGTSAAILQGIVMTMLLVTGRVIVHYGHHPDLYFESAGVILTLITLGKYFEAVSKGKTSEAIKKLMGLAPKTARVVRHEKEIELPIEQVQTGDIVIVRPGDKIPVDGVIVSGHSAVDEAMLTGESMPVEKREGDNVIGASINKNGSFRFKATKVGKDTTLSQIIRLVEDAQGSKAPIAKLADKVSGVFVPVVIVLAILSGVAWFFLGQESWVFALSITISVLVIACPCALGLATPTAIMVGTGKGAENGVLIKSGDALEATQKVQTIVFDKTGTITEGKPVVTDIVTYHDYSEEEVLVLAASAETGSEHPLGEAIVERATAQQLSLTDVTDFQAIPGHGIAVTVAGKALLLGNQKLMNERHIELLDAVAMSDQLANDGKTPMFVAAEGQLIGIVAVADTIKENSVAAIDKLHRMGLQVAMITGDNKRTAEAIAKQVGIDRVFSEVLPEDKAQEVKNLQTEGLHVAMVGDGINDAPALAQADIGIAIGSGTDVAIESADIVLMRSDLMDVPTAIELSRATIKNIKENLFWAFAYNVLGIPVAMGILHLFGGPLLNPMIAGAAMSFSSVSVLLNALRLKGFKPKK, from the coding sequence ATGAAAGAAACCTATGTCATTGAAGGCATGACGTGTGCTTCATGTGCGCAAACAGTGGAAAAAGCTGTGCAAAAAATTGACGGAGTACAGGTAGCAACTGTCAATCTAGCGACAGAAAAACTAAGTGTGACCGCAGAAAATGTGACAGATGAACAAATTAAACAGGCGGTTACAGATGCAGGATATCAAGTAGCCGATTCAACCATTGAGCAAATATTTATCATCGAAGGCATGACATGTGCTTCTTGTGCACAAACAGTGGAAAAAGCTACACAAAAAATTGACGGTGTCCAAGCAGCCTCCGTTAATTTAGCGACAGAAAAAATGGTTGCACGTTTTGATCTAGAAAAAGTAACACCAGCAACCATCTCAGAAGCTGTTGCGGCAGCAGGGTACCAAGCGACTGTTGCGAGTGAAGCGAAAGACGAAACAGAAGCAGTCGATAAAAAGGCAGCACACATTCAAGAAATGTGGTTCCGTTTCTTATGGTCAGCGATTTTTGCCATTCCGTTATTATATATTGCTATGGGGCCAATGGTCGGGTTACCTTTACCGACATTTATTCATCCAGATCATCATGTAGTCGCTTTTGCGGTTTTACAATTGTTGTTAACTATACCGATTGTTTATGAAGGACGATCATTTTATACGGTAGGATTTAAAGCGTTAGTCAAAGGTCATCCCAATATGGACTCGTTGATTGCAATTGGAACGTCAGCAGCGATTTTACAAGGAATCGTCATGACGATGCTCTTAGTAACGGGACGAGTGATTGTGCATTATGGACATCATCCGGATTTGTATTTTGAATCGGCAGGGGTCATTTTAACTTTAATCACGTTAGGAAAATATTTTGAAGCAGTATCCAAAGGGAAAACTTCAGAAGCTATCAAAAAATTAATGGGATTAGCACCCAAGACAGCACGAGTGGTTCGTCATGAAAAAGAGATTGAACTACCGATTGAACAAGTGCAAACAGGTGATATTGTTATTGTTCGTCCCGGAGATAAAATTCCTGTGGATGGGGTGATTGTGTCTGGTCATTCGGCTGTAGATGAAGCAATGTTAACGGGCGAAAGTATGCCTGTCGAAAAACGTGAAGGCGACAATGTGATTGGTGCGAGTATCAATAAAAATGGCTCTTTCCGTTTTAAAGCGACTAAAGTCGGAAAAGACACGACCTTATCGCAAATTATTCGGTTAGTCGAAGATGCACAAGGTTCCAAAGCTCCTATTGCAAAACTAGCCGATAAAGTTTCAGGCGTGTTTGTTCCAGTCGTTATTGTTTTGGCGATTTTATCGGGGGTAGCGTGGTTTTTCTTAGGGCAAGAATCATGGGTGTTCGCTTTAAGTATTACGATTTCGGTGTTGGTTATTGCTTGTCCCTGTGCGCTCGGTTTAGCGACCCCCACTGCGATTATGGTGGGCACAGGTAAAGGCGCAGAAAATGGTGTCTTAATTAAAAGTGGTGATGCGTTAGAAGCGACACAAAAAGTACAAACAATTGTTTTTGATAAAACGGGTACGATTACAGAAGGAAAACCAGTCGTGACAGATATTGTCACCTATCATGACTATTCAGAAGAAGAGGTACTGGTATTAGCCGCTTCAGCAGAAACCGGTTCCGAACACCCCTTAGGAGAAGCGATAGTTGAACGTGCTACTGCGCAGCAATTATCATTAACGGATGTGACAGATTTTCAAGCAATTCCTGGACATGGTATCGCTGTAACAGTTGCAGGCAAGGCTTTGTTATTGGGGAATCAAAAATTGATGAACGAACGTCATATTGAATTATTGGATGCGGTAGCGATGTCTGATCAACTAGCAAATGATGGCAAAACACCTATGTTTGTAGCTGCCGAGGGACAACTGATTGGTATTGTTGCGGTAGCAGACACGATTAAAGAAAATAGTGTCGCAGCTATCGATAAATTGCATCGTATGGGACTACAAGTAGCGATGATTACGGGCGATAACAAACGTACAGCCGAAGCAATTGCCAAACAAGTGGGTATTGACCGTGTCTTTAGTGAAGTATTGCCTGAAGACAAAGCCCAAGAAGTCAAAAATTTACAGACAGAAGGATTACATGTGGCGATGGTTGGGGATGGCATTAACGATGCACCTGCTTTGGCACAAGCCGATATTGGGATTGCAATTGGCTCAGGAACAGACGTTGCGATTGAATCTGCTGATATTGTGTTGATGCGTAGCGATTTGATGGATGTACCGACAGCGATTGAATTAAGTCGAGCGACCATTAAAAATATTAAAGAAAATCTCTTCTGGGCTTTTGCGTATAATGTATTAGGAATTCCGGTAGCAATGGGGATATTACATCTTTTTGGTGGCCCGTTGTTAAATCCTATGATTGCTGGTGCAGCGATGAGTTTTAGTTCTGTATCAGTTTTATTAAATGCCTTACGTTTAAAGGGATTTAAACCGAAGAAATAA
- a CDS encoding DUF4097 family beta strand repeat-containing protein, with protein sequence MKQLLQRRIALTLIGIGLILTAVGFLLGGKEYVAYANLNDFSLKGKQTVQKIELIKEPLKDFQELDVRLDVANFTIEPSNDEYAYLSYLSTNRDIASTLRYQEKDGTLVLEKTRSQNFFIDISFFNNLFNPTGIGQSDQLGITLYLPEKMLDTVSIHVEVGTATLSHLQAKQAKISVESGKLVLTDTTFATLKARNEVGNTTFKQNTIDELTFQSESGNLILEENTLHAGTIHSEFGNMTLDNSQFNNTQFKTESGTIKGQHVTFTGENNLKSEYGDITLGLTKSTLQDTHFFLQTEHGKVSVPNLTGKQTTTSFESNQKAQHIFNATIESGNITIE encoded by the coding sequence ATGAAACAGTTACTACAACGCCGCATCGCGTTAACCTTGATTGGTATTGGACTTATTTTAACGGCAGTTGGCTTTCTCTTGGGTGGGAAAGAATATGTTGCCTATGCCAACTTAAATGATTTTAGTTTAAAAGGAAAACAAACGGTTCAAAAAATCGAATTAATCAAAGAACCTTTGAAAGATTTCCAAGAATTGGATGTTCGTTTAGATGTGGCGAATTTTACCATTGAACCATCCAACGATGAATATGCCTATCTTTCCTATTTGAGTACCAATCGTGATATCGCTTCAACGTTGCGTTACCAGGAAAAAGACGGTACGCTCGTTCTTGAAAAAACACGATCACAAAACTTTTTTATCGATATTTCTTTTTTTAACAATCTATTTAATCCAACGGGCATTGGTCAAAGCGATCAATTAGGCATCACACTTTATTTGCCAGAAAAAATGCTTGATACAGTCAGTATTCATGTAGAAGTCGGCACAGCTACTCTCAGTCATCTTCAAGCAAAACAGGCCAAAATTTCAGTCGAATCAGGCAAACTCGTCCTGACAGATACTACGTTTGCTACGTTGAAGGCACGCAATGAGGTTGGCAATACAACCTTCAAGCAAAACACAATCGACGAACTGACCTTCCAATCAGAATCAGGCAATCTGATTCTTGAAGAAAATACCCTACACGCAGGAACTATTCACTCTGAATTTGGCAATATGACTTTAGATAATAGTCAGTTTAACAATACTCAATTCAAAACCGAAAGCGGTACTATCAAAGGGCAACACGTCACCTTCACTGGCGAAAATAACCTAAAAAGTGAGTACGGTGACATTACGTTAGGATTAACCAAATCAACCTTACAAGACACACACTTTTTCTTACAAACAGAGCATGGAAAAGTAAGTGTCCCGAATTTAACGGGCAAACAAACGACCACTTCTTTTGAAAGCAATCAAAAAGCCCAACATATTTTCAATGCCACCATTGAAAGCGGCAATATTACTATTGAATAA
- a CDS encoding DUF4811 domain-containing protein yields MIIFILLLSVVGFAFTFVLAKKSWQTGFGIVCGGIFLLSLVLVTANFVSHFGMKKVVETESIELVSSADGLDVLLYKPLGDGSEKVYLYQTPKSEEPTPTETDHVTNKVTEGTSPELVTETSYWDYKNDFYKLFFGIVNNNHEFIEAENTFNVPASWEVLSVDQMKEFGQLAKERQASFKEKAQKEIQTKLMAAIQKDPTLATDEAKKQTLIEQWTAELQAKMMQDLLNEVK; encoded by the coding sequence ATGATTATTTTTATTCTACTTTTAAGCGTGGTCGGTTTTGCGTTTACCTTTGTCCTTGCGAAAAAATCTTGGCAAACTGGTTTTGGGATTGTTTGTGGCGGTATTTTTCTTTTGTCATTAGTGTTAGTCACAGCTAATTTTGTGAGTCATTTTGGGATGAAAAAAGTCGTGGAAACAGAAAGCATTGAACTTGTTTCTAGTGCCGATGGTTTAGACGTATTGCTTTACAAACCTTTAGGTGATGGTTCTGAAAAAGTTTATTTATACCAAACACCAAAGTCAGAAGAACCAACGCCCACTGAGACCGATCATGTGACAAATAAAGTAACAGAAGGAACATCACCAGAATTAGTTACTGAAACGAGTTATTGGGATTACAAAAATGATTTTTATAAACTGTTTTTTGGAATAGTGAACAACAATCATGAATTCATCGAAGCTGAAAATACGTTTAATGTTCCGGCAAGTTGGGAAGTATTAAGTGTTGACCAGATGAAAGAGTTTGGTCAATTAGCAAAAGAACGTCAAGCTTCGTTTAAAGAAAAAGCACAAAAAGAAATTCAAACAAAACTGATGGCCGCTATTCAAAAAGATCCTACATTAGCAACTGACGAAGCCAAAAAACAAACACTGATTGAACAATGGACTGCGGAATTACAAGCAAAAATGATGCAAGATTTGTTAAATGAAGTGAAATAA
- a CDS encoding CopY/TcrY family copper transport repressor, producing the protein MQISNAEWQVMRVIWSKEQTTSKEITHLLQDKLHWTASTVKTLLTRLVAKKFVTTEKLGNRFLYRPLITEEASVLAMSQEVSEKVCTKKIPLVIMDLIQQNDLTAADIADLMEALQAKEVVTTTACHCLSGNHQC; encoded by the coding sequence ATGCAAATTTCAAATGCAGAATGGCAGGTCATGCGGGTTATTTGGTCAAAAGAGCAAACGACGAGTAAAGAGATTACCCACTTATTACAGGATAAACTTCATTGGACTGCCTCTACGGTTAAAACATTACTGACACGTTTGGTTGCCAAAAAATTCGTTACAACGGAAAAATTAGGAAATCGATTTTTATATCGTCCGTTGATTACTGAAGAGGCGAGTGTCTTAGCGATGAGTCAGGAAGTATCTGAAAAAGTTTGTACGAAAAAAATTCCTTTAGTAATCATGGATTTAATTCAACAAAACGATTTAACTGCTGCAGATATTGCAGATTTAATGGAAGCTTTGCAAGCCAAAGAAGTTGTCACAACGACTGCTTGTCACTGTCTTTCCGGAAATCATCAATGTTAG